Genomic window (Spirosoma sp. KCTC 42546):
AGGTACTACTATTCCGTGGTGCGATCGTACTTCTTTTCGGCCCCGATCAATGTCGATAACGGGGTCCGTCAGGTAGAGGGTAATGCCGTTATCGGCGTACCAACTTTGAGGGGCAAGTGTCAGATCATCGGCAGTTTTGCCGTCGAAATAGGCACTTAAATGAACCCTGTCGTAGGCTACACGTGGTTCTTCCCCAAAAACTGTCAGTCTAAATCGTTGTTCATTTTTTTCTTTGGCTACTATCTTCTCGCAGAACTTGTAGCCCACCATGCCATTGCCAATGACGACGACACGCCTGTTTGTGTTTGTGTTCATAGTTGATTGTAACTATAACATTGTGAAAACCCCGTTTTATTATTGTATTTATCTAATAAAATAGCCTTTTTCCTCCCAAAATAGGCTAGTCAAAAGTAAGAGGTGTTTTTGGTAAATCCTAATGAATAATTTTGTTATAGGTTGAATAAGAAACATATTTTTTTGAAAAAGGCTTGTTTTTAAGAATTTCATCTCTACTTTTGAACCATAAATATTCAATAGTGGTAAATATCTATTAATAGTACAATACCACTATTTAACGGGTAAACGGTAAAGTCAGATGAAGCCAATGCTAACACTCGTGGGGGCGGGTCCCGGCGACGGCGAATTGATCACCTTAAAAGGGATCAGGGCGCTCCGACAAGCAGACGTTGTTTTATACGACGATCTTGCGAACCATACTTTACTAGAGTTTGCGCCTGAACAGGCTCTGAAAATCTACGTGGGTAAACGGGCTGGTAAAGCGTCGTTTACGCAGGAAGAAATAAATGAGCTGATTGTCCGGTTTGCGCAGGAACATGGCCACGTCGTTCGGCTTAAAGGGGGAGACCCTTATGTATTTGGGCGCGGATTTGAAGAGTACGAGTACGCCAGGCAGTTTGGTATTCGGTGTGAAGTGGTACCGGGGGTGTCAAGTAGTATAGCCGTTCCCGCTTCGCAGGGTATACCTGTCACAAGCCGGGGGGTTAGCGAGAGCTTTTGGGTAATTACCGGTACTACACGTAAGGGCGAGCTTTCCGATGATCTGCATCTGGCAGTTCAGTCGAAAGCAACCGTTATTGTGTTGATGGGAATGAGTAAAATAAATGAGATATGCACGCTATTTTGTGAGGCCGGACGCGGCCACCTGCCTATGGCAATCGTGCAGAATGGTACGCGCGCTGATGAGCAGTGCGTACTAGGTCAGGTCTGGAATATACCGCAGTTGGCAGCAGAGCAAGGCGTGGGGGCGCCCGCTGTGCTGATCATCGGTGAAGTTGTTGCGCTACACCCGTCTTATCTGGCCGAATGTATGCGAAACTTCTCTATGGCCTACTGAGAAAGTTTAACGTTTGGCGTTCGAGGTTTGAAGTTGTTGTTCTCTATTATGTTTGTTTCTACTAGGGAATCAGTTAGTAGTGAACCTTAAACTTCGGACTCTAAACGTCAAACTAAACAAGAAAAAAGCCGATCCGGTGTGGGGGCACCTTTGGATCGGCTAAACGGGATTTGTCTATGCGAAAAACACAAACGCTTCAAAGAAAATGAAAAATAACAGGTAAAGCAAATTAGCGCATTCATGCTATCGGCCTGGCAATAGCCCGCCGGTTAGCCGTCTTCTCTTCTTCCAGGTCACGCTTACGGTCTGTTCTACAACGCCTTACCCCAATTCGGGTAGGTCCACTCACTGTTGTTTCTACCATTCATTTTCTTCTTAATCGGATTGCCTATTCGTATGAATTATATAATCAAACGGGTGTCATTAGCCGCTGTTATTTTGCTACTAACCCAATCAACACTATTCGCTCAGTTCTCGCTCATTGGCCAGGTTCGAACTCGGACCGAACTACGTAACGGGCTTGGTAACCTCGCTCCAAAAGATGCGCCTGCTGCCTTTTTTACCTCACAACGTACCCGGCTTACGTTCGGCTACAAGTGGGATCGTGTACAGTTTCAAACGTCTATTCAGGATGTTCGGGTATGGGGACAGGATGCGTCTACCATCAATAATGCCGACGGGAATCGCCTGATGGTACACGAAGCCTGGGCCGAAGTAACGCTGGCTAATGGTGCCGATACGACCATCAAATTTAAACCCATTCAGAACCTTTCCCTTAAAATAGGTCGTCAGGAGTTGGTTTACGACGACGTACGTTTATTAGGTAACCTCGACTGGCTTCAGCAGGGACGCCGGTTCGATGCCGCCTTGCTGAAAGGTCAGCACAAGGGCTGGGCACTTGACCTCGGCGTGGGCTTCAACCAAAATACCGACGCGTTTGGGATCGTAGGTGATAATTACACGGCTGGGAATGTGCCTGCTTCGGCTTTGTCGAACAAAAACGTAACTCTGGCAATTCCAGCGGGATTTATACCAACATCGGGTAAGGGGGGGGCACCTGTATTGGCCACGCCATTGAGTACCAACGGGCAGAATCAGCAATTCAAGTCGTTTCAGATGGCTTACCTGACACGCAAATTCAACCAGACAAAATTCTCGGCACTGTTCTTTAAAGATGATTTTCAGAAGTACCGGTCCGATTCACTTGGGAATGCTACGGCGGGTTACGTATATGGGAGACGTTATGATGTTACCGGTACAAATTCACGCCTGACGTATGGGGCCATGTTGACAGGTTTGTTGGGAAACAACTCATCAAAATTTGGTAATGTACAATGGCAGGCATTTGCGTATGGCCAAAGTGGCAAAGACCGTGATGGCTTAAGCATCAAAAACGCGTACCACTACGGTGGGAATGTGATGTTCCAGAAAGGACTGCTAAGTGTTGGTCCCGGTTACGAAGTGCTATCAGGCAACGATGCCACAACAATTCAGTCGGGAGAAACCAGCCGATTTGATCCACTGTATGGAACGCCACACCGGCATTGGGGCTATATGGACTATTTCTATGTGGGAACGGGCTCACCATCGGGTGGGTTGAAAGATGCGTTTCTGAAGTTCAAATACACGGGAACACGCCTGACCACTACGTTTGATGTTCACTACTTCGCGCTGGCAGCTCCAACCTACAATAAAATGCCTGATGCCCCCGCCGGTACGCTCCTGTCGACTAAACTGGGTATGGAATACGACTTCGTGGCGAATTATACGCTCAACAAGTTTACGAGCCTGGAATTTGGCTATTCGGTCATGAATGGGACCAACAGTCTGGAGTATGCAAAGCAGGGCACCATGGACGAAAAGAGTAAGATCGGCACCTGGGCTTATCTGATGATTAACATCCGCCCTGATTTCTTTGCCGCGAAAGCAGCCACCAAATAGACTCATTGAACAACTATTTCCTCGTTTTCTAAACACAACTAGCATGAATCTCACATCAAATAAACCGCTCGATTCGCTAAACATATTCAACGTAAAAGGTGTGCAGATGCGGACCTTTCATATTACGTGGTTAACCTTTTTTGTCTGCTTTTTCGGCTGGTTCGGATTGGCTCCACTGATGCCCGCCATCCGCGCCGATTTAGGGCTAACCAAACCACAGGTGGGTAATACCATCATTGCGGCTGTATCTGCTACAATCCTGGCCCGCCTGGTCATTGGTCGGCTGTGCGATACCTGGGGGCCGCGCAAAACCTATACAGCCTTACTGGTACTGGGTTCATTACCAGTTATGTTCGTTGGTCTGGCGCATGATTACACCACATTTCTGTTGTTCCGACTGGCGATTGGTGTCATTGGCGCATCGTTCGTGATTACGCAGTTCCATACATCAATCATGTTTGCGCCGAAAATCAAAGGCACAGCCAACGCCGTAGCGGGTGGCTGGGGGAACCTGGGCGGAGGCATCACGCAACTGGCTATGCCACTCATCATGGCCGCTATCGTTGGCTTCGGCTATACAAAGCCCGAAGCCTGGCGGCTGGCAATGATTTTTCCGGGCGTGCTAATGCTCATTATGGCATTCGTCTATTATCGCTTTACCAAAGACACACCTGCGGGCAACTATGCAGAGATCAAACGGTCGGTGGCAACGGAGGAAAAGGTAAGTTTCTGGACAGCCTGCGCCGACATCCGCGTCTGGGCGCTGGCCCTGGCGTATGCCTGCTGCTTCGGCATGGAAATCACCTTTGATGGAGTAGCCGCGCTTTATTTCTTTGATAATTTCAAACTGGCCGAAACAGAAGCCGGTTTCTGGGCCATGCTCTTTGGCGGCATGAATATTTTTGCCCGTGCTCTTGGCGGAATTTTGGCTGATAAAGTCGGCAATAAATACGGGATGCGCGGCAAAGGCATCCTGCTGGCAGGCATGCTGGTACTGGAAGGAGCTGGAATCATGCTGTTTGCGCAGGCGGGTAGTTTGCCGCTGGCTATCATCTCCATGATTACGTTCGCCCTGTTCTTGAAAATGTCGAACGGCAGCACCTACGCCATTGTGCCTTTTGTGAACCCTAAAGCAGTTGGTGTTATTTCTGGTGTAGTGGGTGCGGGTGGGAACCTCGGTGGAATGTTGATGGCCTTTCTGTTCAAGTCGCAGTCCATCAGCTACGGCCAGGCCTTCCTATACATCGGCTGTATTGTAGTTGCTGCCGGATTGCTCTTATTCCTGGTGAATTTCAGTAAAGAAGTTGTTCTGGAACAGGCAGAAGCGGAATTGCAGTTGAATTAAGGGAGAAAGGAGGAAAGGGAAGAGAGGTAAGAAAGGAATGAATTTATTTCCCTCTTTCCCCTCGTCCCTTTCCTCCCTCTCCTCTTTTCCTCTCCCTTTAAAATCATGACTCATCAAACGACCTGTTGCTATTGTGGTGTTGGCTGTGGAATTGTGGTCAAACAGGAGCCGAACGGACGATTGACCGTTGAGGGCGATAAGCAGCACCCATCGAATCGGGGCCTGCTTTGCTCGAAAGGGATGAATCTACATTATACGGTTATGGATCAGTCGGATCGACTGCTGCATCCGCAGATGCGTCTCAACCGGAATATGCCCATGCAACGGGTAAGTTGGGATGCCGCCTTAGAGCGTACAGCCGCCGTGTTCAGGACATTTATCCAAAAATATGGCCCTGATTCCGTCGCGTTTTATGTATCGGGGCAGTGCCTGACCGAAGAATATTACCTGGTTAATAAGCTCATAAAAGGGTTTATTGGCTCAAATAACATCGATACGAACTCCCGCTTGTGCATGAGTTCGGCGGTAGTTGGCTATAAACTATCCTTGGGCGAGGATTCGGTGCCGGTTTGTTACGATGATATCGAAGAAGCCGACGTTTTTCTGGTGCAGGGGGCAAACCCTGCCTGGTGCCATCCCATAATCTGGCGTCGGATTGAAGCCCACAAAGCGGCTAACCCACACGTCAGGATCATTTGCGTTGATCCGCGCAAAACCGATACGGCCCGGTCTTCAGATCTCCATTTACCCATTCGTCCCGGAAGCGATATTGTATTGAACAATGCCATTGGCCGGTTGCTGATCGAGAACGGCGATATTGATGCTGAGTTCATTACTAATCACGCAGACGGGTTTACGGCCTACAGTGAGCAGGTCATGAAGCGCTCGATCAGCGAAGCCGCGGAGATTTGTGGTATTTCTATAGAGGGTATTCAGCAGGCCGCGGACTGGATTGGCCGCTCGAAAGGCTTTCTCTCACTTTGGACAATGGGCCTGAATCAGTCGGTCATTGGGGTGAACAAGAATCTGGCCCTGATTAACCTACACTTAATTACGGGGCGGATCGGTAAACCCGGCAATGGACCATTTTCGCTTACGGGTCAGCCGAATGCGATGGGTGGCCGCGAAACCGGAGGATTAGCGAACGTGCTGCCCGCGCACCGTGATGTAACAAATGCAACTCACCGTGCCGAAGTCGAAACCTTCTGGAATAGCCCGATTAAAATAGCCTCGAAACCCGGCCTGACCGCTACGGAAATGGTTGAGGCATTAGCCGATGATCGCTTGAAAGCCATCTGGATTATCAATACCAATCCGCTGGTGAGTATGCCTGACCTTAATGCAGCCGAAAAAGCATTGAAGAATGCTCGTTTCGTTGTTGTTCAGGATGTATCGAACCGGGCTGATACCGTGCAGTTTGCCGATGTCGTGCTGCCTGCTGCTGCCTGGCTTGAGAAAGAAGGCACGATGACCAATGCCGAACGACGGATTGCACACCTCCCCAAAGTTCTCGATGCGCCCGGAGAAGCCCTGCCTGACTCAGAAATCATCTGGCGTTTCGCTCAAAAAATGGGTTTCGGCGATGCCTTTACGTATAAGAATGTCTCTGCTGTCTACGACGAATATACCCAGCTCACCGCTGGAACGAATGTTGACATAACGGGGGTGAGTTATAACTTACTCAAGGAAAAGCGCACTGTTCAGTGGCCTTATCCGGCGGGGAGTGGGGAGCAGGGGGTAGGAGAAACCGGCACCAGGCGCCTATTCACCGACAACAAATTCTATACACCCAATGGCCGTGCGCAAATCCACGCAGTGCCTGATGAAAATACGTCTGAACCAATTGATGGTGACTTTCCGCTTGTCTTAACCACTGGTCGTATCCGCGACCAGTGGCATACCATGACCAAAACGGGGCGGGTAGCCAAGTTGAACCAGCACAGCCCGCAGCCTTTCCTGCAAATCCACCCTGATGATGCCAAAGCACGCGGTATTGAAGAGGGGCAACTGGTTGAGGTGCGGGGACGCCGGGGCGAGGTTCGGGTGAAGGCACAGTTGACGGATGATGTGCGTCCTGGCTTGTGCTTTTTACCGATGCACTGGGGTAAGAAGTCGGTGGGTGATTCGGGGAATAGCAATCTGAATCGGGCTAATAACCTGACCAGCTCGCTCGTTGACCCGCGCTCTAAAGAACCTGATTTTAAATTCTCGGCAGTTGAGGTGGTTCCTTATAGTAAGCCGGTTGAAAAAATCATAATTATCGGTGCCGGATCAGCGGGTTTGGGTTTTATCAACGCCTATCGCGCCTTGAAATCGGGCCGGGTGGATAGCCCTTCTACGCCGGTTAACGACGAGATACACGTTTTCTCCAAAGAGATTTACCCCTTCTACAACCGGGTTCTTTTGCCCGATTACATTAGTGGGGTGCAGTCATGGGAGCAACTTGTCAAACTGCGTGAGGATCAGTTTGAGGAGGCCCGCATTATTGTTCATAAAGGTGTTGGTATTGCTCACATTGATCGGAATGCGAAGGTTGTAGTTGATACCGATGGCATAGAACACACCTACGACAAGATTTTGCTGGGTACCGGTAGTCAGGCGTTTATGCCTAAAGGAATCCCTCGTTTGCCAGGTATTTTCAATATGCGTTCACGGCTCGATGCGGATTCGCTTATGCCCTTTCTTAATCAGCGTGATCCCCACGCCGTTATTGTTGGTGGTGGGTTGCTGGGTCTTGAACTGGCAGCTTCCCTGCGTCAAATTGACGTTCGGGTAACAGTTATTCAGCGGGTAGGCCGGTTTATGGAGCGTCAGCTCGACCCATTAGCCAGTGAATTGCTTTATTTAGAACTTCTTGATCGAGGCATTGATGTTTATTTCAATGAAGAGGTTCAAACCTTTATGGGTACGGATCACGTTGAAGGAGTTCAATTAAAATCAGGCAAAAAGATTGATTGTCATGTAGTCGTCGTTGCTATTGGTACGGTGCCCAACATTGAACTCGCCCGGGAATCCGGTCTGACCTGCAACCGGGGCGTAGTCGTGAATGATTACCTGCAAACATCGGACCCCGATATTTTTGCCGCTGGCGAAGTAGCGCAATGGAACGGACAGATGTGGGGCATTACCCTGGCTGCTGAACAACAGGCTGAAGCTGCCGCCCGATTTATTGCTGGTGATATTTCGCAGCCTTACAAAGGCAGTTTGTCTATCAGCATTTTGAAAATGGAAGGTCTGCACTTGTGCAGCATTGGCCTAACCGAAGTTCCTTCTAATGCTGGTAGCAGTTATGAAGAAATCGTCTTCATCGACAAGTCGAAACGGTATTACAAGAAGTGTATCGTTCAGGGCGACAAGCTCGTAGGGGCTATTTTAGTCGGAGATAAAAACGAGTTTGCTGAATTCCGTGAGCTCATTGCCAATGGGACTGAATTATCTGAAAAGCGGCTTCAACTCCTGCGGGCCAGCAAAAAAGTTGATCCTGTAGAAGGCAAACTGGTTTGCTCCTGCAATACAGTTGGCCAGGGAAATCTGGAGCGGGCCATTCAGGCTGGCTGTACCGATTTTCAGCAGTTATGTCAGAAAACCGGTGCCGGAACAGGCTGCGGCTCGTGTAGGCCCGAGGTGCGGAGTATTTTGGAGAAGATGAGTGAGGCTATTCTAGTTAATGGATAATGTACAATGGAAAATGTATAGCGTGGAAAACGTGATGACTGGTCTGCATTATTCATTGTACATTATCCATTGTGCATTATCCATTATCCATTCAAATCATGCGTGACTATTATACCCTCAAAATAAACCTGCCCGCCGGCATTGTTTCGCCGGGGGCATTACAAACCGTGTTATCATTGGCCTACGATGCTAAGGTTAGGCAGGTGCGTTTTGGTGCGCGTCAGCAACTGCTGATGACGGTGCATTACGAAGACATGCGGTTTCTGGAAAAAGACCTGAAGCAACACCAGATTTCGTATGAGCTGAATACGGATCAGTACCCTAATATTATCAGTTCGTATTGTGGGGAAGACGTATTCAGAACCGGTGCCTGGCTGCGGGAGAGTGAATACCATACCGTCCTGGATCAGTTTGATTATCAGCCTCGACTAAAGGTTAATTTATCGGATTCGAATCAGAGCTTTACCCCATTTTTTACCGGAAATCTCAATTTTATTGCCTCTCCCGAGCCACATTTCTGGTATTTGTATGTGCGCCCGAAGCAGCGTAATAGCCTGTTCAGGTGGCCGGAGTTAATCTACACCAACGACATTGGCCGACTGGCCAAAGCCGTTGAAGAGGCTATGCTGAAGCAGGATTTCCAGGGAGAAAATAGCCTCTATAAAGAGGTTACTGCAACGCAGCGCTTTATTACACAACCCGCTACACAGGACGTGGAGTTACCTGAATTCTCGCTACCGTATTATGAAGGCTTCAATCGATACGGAGAGCGATCATGGCTGGGTCTTTATCGTCGGGATGAGTTATTTTCTATCGCCTTTGTGCTCGATGTCTGTGCCTTGTGCCTAAAAACTCGTATCGGTGAATTGTGCATCACGCCTTGGAAATCGCTAATTATTAAGGGGATTGAAACGAAAGATCGTGCGGGCTGGTCGCATGTACTGGGAAAGCACAACATTAATGTACGTCACGCTGCCAATGAGCTAGCCTGGCAAACCGAAGATCATACCGACGAAGGAACCGAGCTAAAAAATTACATAATCCGTTATTTTGAGAAGAATGATACCCGAACCTTCGGACTTTGTTTCGGTATTCAAACGCGCCCGAAATCAGAAGTATTCGGCTCGGTGCTGGTGCGTAAACGCCCATTGCTTCGGTTAGGACAACTGGCGCTGTTTAGTGTCTACGATGTTTATTTTACCGAAAACTTCAATCCCAATAGCCGAACGTATCATTTATTCGAAAAGGGATTATTCAAACTTCATTTGCCGAATCAATTAAATCGCCTGTGCCGGAAATTCAATGCCCGTCGATTGCAGGAAGATGTTGAAACTGTTAGGCTGGATACTGAAAAGCCGGAATCAGCTCCGAGCAAAGTAGCTCATGTACACCAATGCCCACACTGCTTTACGGTTTATGATGATCAATACGGCGATGCACGGCGTAACATTCCGGCGGGTACCCGGTTTGATAATCTACTCAATGACTATACCTGTTCAACCTGCGACGCGCCGAAAGATGAAATGCGCGAATTAGCAGTAGAGTTTGTCAACTAAAAAAATATTAGCCACTCTGTGGTTAAAAATAATTTTTCTATGATACCAGTTGCTATTGCCCCAATTTTCTTCGCTTTCGAAAAGGATTTTGTCAGTTCGCTCCGCTGCATTCCGATGGTTGTTCGCTATAAACTGGATACCTGCGGCATTAAGTTAAAACTTCCTGAATGGCTTAAACTCACTATTGCTGACAAAGCACGATTAGCAGAACAACCTTGCTATACAACTGCTGAGATTAATCAATACCGACTCGACCTGATTGAACTTGTTCACGCTCGATGCCAGCACCAAGTTAGCGAGTTGGGCGAAGTAGATGCCGTCTGGGAGTACCTGGGCGATGTGCCCACTGAAGTACAACAGAAGGCTATTGAATGGGAGTGTAGCCCTTTAACAGTTCAACAATGGCTCCAGCTGGACATTCTCCAGCGATTTGCACTTGTAAAATTGAGCCGATCAGGCCATGAAGGCAAGAACTTTCCTCGGGCTATTCAGGAGTTTTTTGGAAGCAAATAGATCGGCCAAGCCAATGGAAAATGAATAATGGGAAATGTATAATGTACAATGGCAATTACGAACGGCCAATCGAGTGGCATTCTACATTATGCATTTTCCACTGGCCATCTGCTTACTTTACCCGAAAAATACTATTATTAGGGTGTGACTCAGCATGCCCATAATCTCAAGCAACAAATTGAACGCATCCTGCATTGGGAACAATCGTCCCACTGGCGTTTTCGCGACTTTGTGCAGTTAAGTGAACTGATTTATAGGCATACCCATCGGCGGGTAGAAGCCCATGAGTTACAACTATTCTGGCAATCATCTGACGCTAATTCCTCCTTTTTTCTGGATACACTCGCCCAGTTCGCTGATTATGCGGATTGGGAGGATTTCTGTACACGGAATTTTTATGGCACCGTGGAGGTCGATGAGGAAACACAGCTTCTACATGCGCCTATGTGGGAAATTCCAACGCGATGGGTTGTTGTTATCTGCTGGCTATCAGTCCTTGCGTCGATTGTAATAGGTGTTTTGTTAGTTTGGAAGCACTAAACGATTCACGTTATCGAATCGTTATTGTTGTGTACATTCGTTTTCAAAACCATAACCTAATTCAAACGACCAAATGGTACGTTTTCCGCTCTCACTGAGTTTGTTAATCAGTGCTACGCTGGTTGTAGCACAACCCACTCCTAAACCCAAATCAACAGGTACCAAATCTGCCTCCGCGCCAAAGCCTTCATCGTCACAGGCCGCAATGCCTAACCTTGCTAGCCTAATTCCACTCGATCCTGCGGTTAAAGTCGGCAAGTTGCCCAATGGCCTGACGTACTACATTCGTAAAAATGTTGAGCCAAAAAATCGTGCTGAACTGCGACTGGTCATTCGGGCGGGATCGGTATTGGAGACAGATAACCAACAGGGCCTGGCCCACTTCATGGAACACATGGAGTTTAAC
Coding sequences:
- a CDS encoding rubredoxin, whose protein sequence is MRDYYTLKINLPAGIVSPGALQTVLSLAYDAKVRQVRFGARQQLLMTVHYEDMRFLEKDLKQHQISYELNTDQYPNIISSYCGEDVFRTGAWLRESEYHTVLDQFDYQPRLKVNLSDSNQSFTPFFTGNLNFIASPEPHFWYLYVRPKQRNSLFRWPELIYTNDIGRLAKAVEEAMLKQDFQGENSLYKEVTATQRFITQPATQDVELPEFSLPYYEGFNRYGERSWLGLYRRDELFSIAFVLDVCALCLKTRIGELCITPWKSLIIKGIETKDRAGWSHVLGKHNINVRHAANELAWQTEDHTDEGTELKNYIIRYFEKNDTRTFGLCFGIQTRPKSEVFGSVLVRKRPLLRLGQLALFSVYDVYFTENFNPNSRTYHLFEKGLFKLHLPNQLNRLCRKFNARRLQEDVETVRLDTEKPESAPSKVAHVHQCPHCFTVYDDQYGDARRNIPAGTRFDNLLNDYTCSTCDAPKDEMRELAVEFVN
- a CDS encoding nitrate reductase; the encoded protein is MTHQTTCCYCGVGCGIVVKQEPNGRLTVEGDKQHPSNRGLLCSKGMNLHYTVMDQSDRLLHPQMRLNRNMPMQRVSWDAALERTAAVFRTFIQKYGPDSVAFYVSGQCLTEEYYLVNKLIKGFIGSNNIDTNSRLCMSSAVVGYKLSLGEDSVPVCYDDIEEADVFLVQGANPAWCHPIIWRRIEAHKAANPHVRIICVDPRKTDTARSSDLHLPIRPGSDIVLNNAIGRLLIENGDIDAEFITNHADGFTAYSEQVMKRSISEAAEICGISIEGIQQAADWIGRSKGFLSLWTMGLNQSVIGVNKNLALINLHLITGRIGKPGNGPFSLTGQPNAMGGRETGGLANVLPAHRDVTNATHRAEVETFWNSPIKIASKPGLTATEMVEALADDRLKAIWIINTNPLVSMPDLNAAEKALKNARFVVVQDVSNRADTVQFADVVLPAAAWLEKEGTMTNAERRIAHLPKVLDAPGEALPDSEIIWRFAQKMGFGDAFTYKNVSAVYDEYTQLTAGTNVDITGVSYNLLKEKRTVQWPYPAGSGEQGVGETGTRRLFTDNKFYTPNGRAQIHAVPDENTSEPIDGDFPLVLTTGRIRDQWHTMTKTGRVAKLNQHSPQPFLQIHPDDAKARGIEEGQLVEVRGRRGEVRVKAQLTDDVRPGLCFLPMHWGKKSVGDSGNSNLNRANNLTSSLVDPRSKEPDFKFSAVEVVPYSKPVEKIIIIGAGSAGLGFINAYRALKSGRVDSPSTPVNDEIHVFSKEIYPFYNRVLLPDYISGVQSWEQLVKLREDQFEEARIIVHKGVGIAHIDRNAKVVVDTDGIEHTYDKILLGTGSQAFMPKGIPRLPGIFNMRSRLDADSLMPFLNQRDPHAVIVGGGLLGLELAASLRQIDVRVTVIQRVGRFMERQLDPLASELLYLELLDRGIDVYFNEEVQTFMGTDHVEGVQLKSGKKIDCHVVVVAIGTVPNIELARESGLTCNRGVVVNDYLQTSDPDIFAAGEVAQWNGQMWGITLAAEQQAEAAARFIAGDISQPYKGSLSISILKMEGLHLCSIGLTEVPSNAGSSYEEIVFIDKSKRYYKKCIVQGDKLVGAILVGDKNEFAEFRELIANGTELSEKRLQLLRASKKVDPVEGKLVCSCNTVGQGNLERAIQAGCTDFQQLCQKTGAGTGCGSCRPEVRSILEKMSEAILVNG
- the cobA gene encoding uroporphyrinogen-III C-methyltransferase, which produces MKPMLTLVGAGPGDGELITLKGIRALRQADVVLYDDLANHTLLEFAPEQALKIYVGKRAGKASFTQEEINELIVRFAQEHGHVVRLKGGDPYVFGRGFEEYEYARQFGIRCEVVPGVSSSIAVPASQGIPVTSRGVSESFWVITGTTRKGELSDDLHLAVQSKATVIVLMGMSKINEICTLFCEAGRGHLPMAIVQNGTRADEQCVLGQVWNIPQLAAEQGVGAPAVLIIGEVVALHPSYLAECMRNFSMAY
- a CDS encoding NarK family nitrate/nitrite MFS transporter; the protein is MNLTSNKPLDSLNIFNVKGVQMRTFHITWLTFFVCFFGWFGLAPLMPAIRADLGLTKPQVGNTIIAAVSATILARLVIGRLCDTWGPRKTYTALLVLGSLPVMFVGLAHDYTTFLLFRLAIGVIGASFVITQFHTSIMFAPKIKGTANAVAGGWGNLGGGITQLAMPLIMAAIVGFGYTKPEAWRLAMIFPGVLMLIMAFVYYRFTKDTPAGNYAEIKRSVATEEKVSFWTACADIRVWALALAYACCFGMEITFDGVAALYFFDNFKLAETEAGFWAMLFGGMNIFARALGGILADKVGNKYGMRGKGILLAGMLVLEGAGIMLFAQAGSLPLAIISMITFALFLKMSNGSTYAIVPFVNPKAVGVISGVVGAGGNLGGMLMAFLFKSQSISYGQAFLYIGCIVVAAGLLLFLVNFSKEVVLEQAEAELQLN
- a CDS encoding nitrate reductase associated protein, giving the protein MIPVAIAPIFFAFEKDFVSSLRCIPMVVRYKLDTCGIKLKLPEWLKLTIADKARLAEQPCYTTAEINQYRLDLIELVHARCQHQVSELGEVDAVWEYLGDVPTEVQQKAIEWECSPLTVQQWLQLDILQRFALVKLSRSGHEGKNFPRAIQEFFGSK
- a CDS encoding alginate export family protein; this translates as MNYIIKRVSLAAVILLLTQSTLFAQFSLIGQVRTRTELRNGLGNLAPKDAPAAFFTSQRTRLTFGYKWDRVQFQTSIQDVRVWGQDASTINNADGNRLMVHEAWAEVTLANGADTTIKFKPIQNLSLKIGRQELVYDDVRLLGNLDWLQQGRRFDAALLKGQHKGWALDLGVGFNQNTDAFGIVGDNYTAGNVPASALSNKNVTLAIPAGFIPTSGKGGAPVLATPLSTNGQNQQFKSFQMAYLTRKFNQTKFSALFFKDDFQKYRSDSLGNATAGYVYGRRYDVTGTNSRLTYGAMLTGLLGNNSSKFGNVQWQAFAYGQSGKDRDGLSIKNAYHYGGNVMFQKGLLSVGPGYEVLSGNDATTIQSGETSRFDPLYGTPHRHWGYMDYFYVGTGSPSGGLKDAFLKFKYTGTRLTTTFDVHYFALAAPTYNKMPDAPAGTLLSTKLGMEYDFVANYTLNKFTSLEFGYSVMNGTNSLEYAKQGTMDEKSKIGTWAYLMINIRPDFFAAKAATK